The Fodinibius saliphilus genomic interval TCGCGACCTATTACCCGATGAAGGATCGGTATCGGTAGCTGGAATGAATGTTACTTCCCTAAAAGATAAAAAAGTACCCTATTTACGCCGTCGCCTGGGAATTGTATTTCAAGACTTCCAGCTTCTACCCGATCGTACTGTTTATGAAAACGTAGCTTTTTCTCTACAAGTTACCGGCGAAAAGAAAAGCTTCATTAAACAGAGAGTATTAGAAGTATTAGGGATGGTTGGACTAAGCCATAAACGCCGTAATATGCCCGAAGATCTTTCAGGAGGCGAACAGCAGCGAGTTGTTATTGCCCGTGCACTGGCCAATGAACCTCGCATTATGTTGGCCGATGAACCAACAGGCAACCTTGATCCGGCTGCTTCTTCAGAGATCATGGATCTGCTTAAGCAGATTAATAACCGAGGCATGGCCGTCCTGATGGTGACACATGACTATGATACCGTAAAACAGTATCCCTACCGAACTCTTAAGCTTGAAGAGGGAGAAATTAAAGAGATAGATGTCAAAGGGTTGTAATAAGCTATTGAGGTTATTTATTTACAATACCACAATCATTACATTTAAAGACAACTCTCGTTATTGAGTAAACTACCTGCATTGGTAGACAAATGTTTTTAGTCTCACGCCATGAATCTGCATGACCGCACACAAAAGGTACGAGAAAAAGCCCTTCGACTAGGGTTTAACGCCTGTGGTTTCGCTAAAGCCGGGCGACTGGAAACAGAAGAACGTCGTTTAAGAGAGTGGTTAAACCAAGATCGTAATGGCAAAATGGGCTGGATGGAAAACCATTTTGATAAACGAGTAGACCCGACTAAGCTTGTGCCAGGTGCTAAATCGGTAGTATCAGTAATAGCCAGCTATTTCCATCCCCGCCACCGTAAGCAAATGGCTAAAGATAGTAGCCCTCAAATAGCTAAATATGCTCAAGGACGAGACTATCACAAAGTATTTAAGCAGAAGCTCAAAACACTTTATGCCGAAACAGAAGAACTGTTGGGGGGATTAGAAGGTCGCGTATTTGTTGATTCTGCTCCTGTACTCGATAAAGCGTGGGCGGTGCGTTCCGGTTTGGGTTGGATGGGTAAAAATTCAAACATCCTGAACAAAAACATGGGGTCATTCTTTTTTATTGGCGAAATGATCATCGATGCAGAGTTCCAGTATGATGCGCCTATCACCGACCACTGTGGCAGTTGCACGCAATGTATAGACTCATGCCCAACCAATGCTATATATGAGCCTTACCGCGTAGATGCTACAAAATGTATATCCTATTTAACCATTGAGCTCAAAGAAGAAATTCCAGAAGAGCAACGCGATGACGTGGGTGATTGGATGTTCGGATGCGATATTTGTCAGGATGTATGTCCTTGGAATAGAAATGCTGTATACAGCAAAATCGAAGATTTAGCACCACGCGAAATATTACTGGACCATGATATCAATTTTTGGGAAGAGCTTGATATTAAACAGTATGACGCACTGTTTGAAGGAACTCCCATTCGTAGGGCTAAATTCGAAAAATATAAAGACAATATTGCTGCTGTGGCCAGTAATTTAAGACACGAGAATGCTTAATTCATCCGAAGTTGACGAATTGTGAATACTAGAAACGCCCTTTCTTGTCTTTAAGCTCTTTGTACAATAATTCTCGTGCTCTAAATATATGGGCTTTCACCGTTCCCAATGGTGAATCCAATATATCGGCAATCTCTTTGTAACTTTTCTCCTCCATATGGCGCAGCTCAATAACCTTCCGATATTTTTCGGGTAGCTCTTTTATCGCATTTTGAACAATTTTTTTGCGCTGCTTTTTTATAATATCACGATCGGTACTTGCCGATTCATCCGGTAGCTGCATCTCCATCTCCCCGTCTTTTGTCTTTACAGGATCATCAATAGAGAGTGTTTTTAGCTTTTTCTTACGCAGATAATCAATGGTGTGATTGGTAGCAATACGATACAACCACGTTGAAAAAGCATAATTAGTATTGTAGGTATTCAAATTATCAAAAGCTTTTACAAAAGCTTCCTGAACCAAATCTTCAACCTGCTCTCGGTCTTTTACCATCTTTAAAATATGGAAAAACAATGCGCGCTGGTATTTATCTACCAACTTGGTATAAGCCTCCTCTTCGCCCCCAATAGCTTGTTTTACAAGTTTATCATCTTCGAGACTACTTTCAGAGGCATTCTCACGAGGAGATTCATACCCTTCTTCACTTGCTGTCTGATTTTCTGACATTACCAATTAAAAAATTGAACTAAACAGGTGTTAATTTTAGTGTCTTAACATACTGAATCGAAAACATTTTTCCCATCTGCTTTTAGAAAAAACATAAAAACATTTATTTTTTTGAGCTTTTTGTATATAATGAAACGCATTATAAGAGTGACGCAAATTAAATTGTAAGGTTTACGTTTTCAAGAGGTCTTACATATCAAATAACAACTTCATCAGTTTGAAGTTAATCACTAACCAAAAACAATAAAGCTTACTGACAATGAAAAAACTACTAACATTAGGATGCTTAATTCTAGGGGTACTATTCTTTTCAAATACCAACACTTATGCTCAAGACTTTAAAGCAGGCGGAGGATTAGCTTATGGTACGGAGATCGAATCTATAGGTATACAAGCTGGCGCTGTAGTTGGTTTCAACGAAAGCTTTAGAGGAGCCGCAGATTTTGTCTATTTCTTCGGCAAAGAAGAAAATGGAGTTGATACTTCTTGGTGGGAACTAAATGCCAATGTACACTATGTTTTCTTATCTGAAGCAACCACTACGGTATATGCCTTAGGAGGTCTTAACTATGCTACTGTTGAAGCTACAGTAAGCAGTGGTGGTTTTACGGCCTCAGCAAGCAATTCAGAGGTTGGGCTTAACCTCGGTGGCGGTGCTGAATTCGGCCTTGGTTTTGCTGATCTCTACACCGAATTAAAATATGTTCTTGGAGATGCTGACCAGTTAGGTATTTCTGCTGGCCTTCGATTCGGTTTATAAGATCTATTTGAATTATATTTTCCGGGCGTCCTATTCAGGACGCCCTTTTTTATTTTCCATAGATTTTAGAATTGCCCCATGCCGAATACCCCCAGTCGAAACCAATAACCTATCAAAGTTATATAATTCCATCGTTTGCTCTAAAATAAGCAATCCGGCTAAAAAAATATCTGCCCTTCCCTTCATCACTTCTGGATATTCATCAATTAACTCAGAGCTATTCTGCTGTTGAATATACGCAATCCATTTTCGGAGAGTAGCGACCTCCAATTGATATTCATTCAATGCTTCAGCATTATAAGATCTGAGACCTAATTCCATATAAACCAAAGAAGTAACGGTACCTGCTACCCCCACTAATTTCGTACCTTCTGCAAAAGAAAACGGCCTGTTGATCAAAACATTTTTGATTTCTGTGCGACAATCTTCAATCTGGTTGCGATTAGGAGGATTTGCGAAAAGATAGCGTTCGGTGAATCGCACACATCCCATATTAAATGAATGGCGATCAGTTAGTCCTTCAGCAGGAGAGCCGACAGCTATTTCTGTGCTCCCTCCGCCGATATCAATAACGGCAATCGGTTTCTCAACAGTAAGTACGCTTTGCGAACCCCAAAAAGTAAACTGTGCTTCTTCATAGCCATTTAACACTGATACTTCAAAGCCAGCTTCCTGTTTAACTTGTTTTATAAACTCATTCCGGTTATTGGCATCTCTCACTGCACTTGTTGCTGTAACCTTAATAGTTTTTACCGAAGGATAATTCTCCTTGAGAACTTTTCGGAAGTATATTAATGCGTCTATTACTCTTCTTATTGCTTTTTCACTTAGATTCCTCTCTTTATCAACTCCTTCTCCCAAGCGAGGTACACGCTGTTGCTCATTTACTACTTTTAGCTCACCATCAGATACTTTGGCCACAAGTAACAGTACCGTATTTGTACCTATATCAATAGATGCTCTCATCAATTGATTTTTTTTGCCTGAATTGCGATCCACTCATTCTCCTGATAGACCTCAACTATCTCAAAACGATCTTTAAGTTCTTCTTTCATCTGGGGTAAATCAGTTTCCAAGAGCCCGGATAACAGTAACTGCCCCTCTTTCTTCAATGCTACTACTAAATCTTCTAACAAAGTAAGTATTACATTTTTTTCAATATTCACCAAGACCAAATCTACTCGGGTACCCTCAGTAATTACCTCAGTTGAACCCTGTTTTACCGTAATACTATCATTGATTCCATTGAGTAATATATTTTCATGAGTATTAGTAATACTCCATTCATTAATATCAAAAGCGAGTACTTCTTTCGCTCCTAACTTAATTGCAGCTATGGATAATATACCTGTACCAGTTCCAGCATCGATCACTGTGTCATCTCCATCTAAGAGGTCGGGCAATGCTTTTAACATCAATCGAGTAGTCTCATGATAGCCGGTCCCAAAGGACATTTTAGGATCGATCTCCAATAATATTTTGTCATCCGGCACAGTAGCTTGTGACCAGGTAGGTTTTACAAAAAAACTTCCTATCTCTTGGGCTTTTACAGTCTGTTCCCACTGTTCATTCCAATTCTGATCAGCAACTATTTCCTCTGTTTCTATATACCCGTTTCCCGGATATGCTCCTAACAGCTGGTCAACTCTTTCTCTATCATTAATTCCAAAATTCTTTTTTGCAATATAGGCGATAATAGAACTCTCACGTTGTTCAAAGCCGTCAAAATCCATATCAAAAAGCTCAGCAATCAAACTTTCTTGGTACTTATCAGCAATCTTGATAACCAGTTTAATATATTTCATAAATGAAATTTAGAGGATCTTTTTCCCCATTTACTCTTGAGGAGATCTTGCAATCCGATTATATATTAATTCAGATAATACACGACCTACCCCATCCAGGGTGTTATGACTAATCACACCCATATCGTCATCATGGGTATGCCAATAAGGAGCAAATTCTGCACCCTTATCTGTAACGCGATGTCGAATAATATCAATAGTAGGTAATTGAAGTTCCCTATTAACTATAACATGATCATCGGAAATAGCATTGCCTTTTTTATCCAAAAACAGATTGCCCCAACCTTTTTCATCAGCAATTGACCATAATTCATTAACCAGCGCCGGTGCAAAACGCATGGAGTACTGTTCTTTAGGAAAAGTTGCTCCATCCCCTCCTACCATATCTAATAAGATTCCAAAACGGGGAGAATATCCTTTTACCGGCGGATTTTGTGCCCAATATCTTGACCCGAGGAAATAATTATCTAAATCACCCTCTTTGCCATAATCCTCACCATCA includes:
- the queG gene encoding tRNA epoxyqueuosine(34) reductase QueG, coding for MNLHDRTQKVREKALRLGFNACGFAKAGRLETEERRLREWLNQDRNGKMGWMENHFDKRVDPTKLVPGAKSVVSVIASYFHPRHRKQMAKDSSPQIAKYAQGRDYHKVFKQKLKTLYAETEELLGGLEGRVFVDSAPVLDKAWAVRSGLGWMGKNSNILNKNMGSFFFIGEMIIDAEFQYDAPITDHCGSCTQCIDSCPTNAIYEPYRVDATKCISYLTIELKEEIPEEQRDDVGDWMFGCDICQDVCPWNRNAVYSKIEDLAPREILLDHDINFWEELDIKQYDALFEGTPIRRAKFEKYKDNIAAVASNLRHENA
- a CDS encoding Ppx/GppA phosphatase family protein; the protein is MRASIDIGTNTVLLLVAKVSDGELKVVNEQQRVPRLGEGVDKERNLSEKAIRRVIDALIYFRKVLKENYPSVKTIKVTATSAVRDANNRNEFIKQVKQEAGFEVSVLNGYEEAQFTFWGSQSVLTVEKPIAVIDIGGGSTEIAVGSPAEGLTDRHSFNMGCVRFTERYLFANPPNRNQIEDCRTEIKNVLINRPFSFAEGTKLVGVAGTVTSLVYMELGLRSYNAEALNEYQLEVATLRKWIAYIQQQNSSELIDEYPEVMKGRADIFLAGLLILEQTMELYNFDRLLVSTGGIRHGAILKSMENKKGRPE
- the ftsE gene encoding cell division ATP-binding protein FtsE, which gives rise to MSQHSVIKFQNVSVSYDHRPVLDNINFSLGNGEFAYLIGQTGAGKSSFLRLIYRDLLPDEGSVSVAGMNVTSLKDKKVPYLRRRLGIVFQDFQLLPDRTVYENVAFSLQVTGEKKSFIKQRVLEVLGMVGLSHKRRNMPEDLSGGEQQRVVIARALANEPRIMLADEPTGNLDPAASSEIMDLLKQINNRGMAVLMVTHDYDTVKQYPYRTLKLEEGEIKEIDVKGL
- a CDS encoding outer membrane protein, producing the protein MKKLLTLGCLILGVLFFSNTNTYAQDFKAGGGLAYGTEIESIGIQAGAVVGFNESFRGAADFVYFFGKEENGVDTSWWELNANVHYVFLSEATTTVYALGGLNYATVEATVSSGGFTASASNSEVGLNLGGGAEFGLGFADLYTELKYVLGDADQLGISAGLRFGL
- the prmA gene encoding 50S ribosomal protein L11 methyltransferase; amino-acid sequence: MKYIKLVIKIADKYQESLIAELFDMDFDGFEQRESSIIAYIAKKNFGINDRERVDQLLGAYPGNGYIETEEIVADQNWNEQWEQTVKAQEIGSFFVKPTWSQATVPDDKILLEIDPKMSFGTGYHETTRLMLKALPDLLDGDDTVIDAGTGTGILSIAAIKLGAKEVLAFDINEWSITNTHENILLNGINDSITVKQGSTEVITEGTRVDLVLVNIEKNVILTLLEDLVVALKKEGQLLLSGLLETDLPQMKEELKDRFEIVEVYQENEWIAIQAKKIN
- a CDS encoding RNA polymerase sigma factor, yielding MSENQTASEEGYESPRENASESSLEDDKLVKQAIGGEEEAYTKLVDKYQRALFFHILKMVKDREQVEDLVQEAFVKAFDNLNTYNTNYAFSTWLYRIATNHTIDYLRKKKLKTLSIDDPVKTKDGEMEMQLPDESASTDRDIIKKQRKKIVQNAIKELPEKYRKVIELRHMEEKSYKEIADILDSPLGTVKAHIFRARELLYKELKDKKGRF